The genomic interval CAGACCGTCGGCTATGCGTTGCAGGGAGCGGATGCTCGGGCGGGCGCGTTCGTTCTCGATCTGGCTGAGGAAGGGCACGGACAGACCGCTGCGTTCGGCGAGGCCCGCCAGGGTCAGGCCGAGTGCCCGCCGACGGCGGCGCACGGCACCGCCGAGCCCGGAATGCGGCTTGTCGTCACCGTGCCGCGCGTTCGTGTCCTGCGTGTCGTTCATGGCCGTCCTCACGTCTCGCGATCACCTTATGCAGCTTCGCGCGAGGCTTCGTACTCCTGTCACACCCCTGACATACAACTCCCCTACCTTCAAAGACATTCGACCGAGTCAAAGAAACTTTGAGAATGGGAAGGGGTTGTCGTGACCAGCGTCGACCAGAACCAGCGCCGCCGCCGCGGGACCGGGCTCATCGCCCTCGACACGGCGCGCGCCTTCGCCGGGTACACCCTCTTCGCGCCGCTGACCGGCGGCGGCGAGGTCCACCTGATCGACCTGTACGGCACCGAGGTCCACACCTGGAAGCTGCCGTACCGGGCCGGGCGGCACGCGCGGATGCTCGGCGACGGGAGCCTCGCCCACAACGGCGTACTCCCGGACCAGGAAGCCCTGTTCCCCATGTGGCACAAGTACCGGGGCGGGGTCCTCGGCGTGTACGCGCCCGACGGCACGCCCCTGCGCGAGCACCGCGACCCGCTCCAGCACCACGACGCGCACCACCTCGAAGGCGGCGGGATCCTGTACACCGCCGTCGAAGCGCTGACCGGTACGGACGCGGAAGGGGTGCGCGGCGGGGTCGCGGGGTCGGAGGCCAGGGGCGGGACCGTCTGGGCCGACACCATCGTCGAGGTCGACGCGGACGGAACCGAGGTCTGGTCCTGGCGGGCCTTCGAGCACCTCGACCGGGACGCGTACGCGCTGCACCCCGACTACGCGCGCGAGCACTGGCCTCTGATCAACTCCGTCGCCCCGCTCGCCGACGGCAACGTCCTGGCGAGCCTGCGCAGTTCCTCCGCCGTCATCGTCATCAGCCGCGACACGGGCGACGTCCTGTGGCGCACGGATCCGGGCACCGTCTCCCAGCAGCACCACCCCACCGAGCTGGGAGACGGCAACTTCCTCGTCTTCGACAACGGCGTCTTCCGGCCGGGCCACGACGTCCCGTACTCGCGCGTCATCGAGATCGACCGTACGACGAAGGAGGTGGTGTGGGAGTACCACGACCCCGCCAAGGAGTCCTTCTTCGCGCCCTTCATGGGCTCCGCCCAGC from Streptomyces sp. NBC_00237 carries:
- a CDS encoding aryl-sulfate sulfotransferase; translation: MTSVDQNQRRRRGTGLIALDTARAFAGYTLFAPLTGGGEVHLIDLYGTEVHTWKLPYRAGRHARMLGDGSLAHNGVLPDQEALFPMWHKYRGGVLGVYAPDGTPLREHRDPLQHHDAHHLEGGGILYTAVEALTGTDAEGVRGGVAGSEARGGTVWADTIVEVDADGTEVWSWRAFEHLDRDAYALHPDYAREHWPLINSVAPLADGNVLASLRSSSAVIVISRDTGDVLWRTDPGTVSQQHHPTELGDGNFLVFDNGVFRPGHDVPYSRVIEIDRTTKEVVWEYHDPAKESFFAPFMGSAQRLPNGNTLVTDSPAGRLFEVTADGLVVWEYVVPYFGGYEESEVRGLFPAEPNAVFRSYRYAAEELPWLEAGR